From Medicago truncatula cultivar Jemalong A17 chromosome 7, MtrunA17r5.0-ANR, whole genome shotgun sequence, a single genomic window includes:
- the LOC25497607 gene encoding protein DOWNY MILDEW RESISTANCE 6, with product MNMDGKLVSTWYNLHSSVPESYVQPAERQPCNAVLSTIKTIPVIDLGGHDRDDIIRNIVKSSEEYGFFQVVNHGVAKELMDDTLRIFKEFHAMPANEKLIESSKDPNGSCKLYTSSGRNCADVAKYWKDSLRHPCPPSGEFTEYWPEKPEGYREIVGKYTQELRALGLRILDLISEGLGLSPNYFSEELSANPVLISHNYPPCPEPSLTLGASSHKDPNILTILFQEPNITALQVLKDGAWIPVEPIPNAFVVNMGLMLQIITNGRLIGAEHRVITNSSPNRHTIAYFINPKKDAIIGPAKPLASSTSQAIYPSMPFGELLENFMNKGPYFEAEFRL from the exons ATGAATATGGATGGCAAGCTCGTGTCTACCTGGTACAATCTTCACTCTTCTGTGCCAGAATCTTATGTGCAACCAGCAGAAAGACAACCTTGCAATGCTGTTTTGTCCACTATTAAGACAATTCCAGTGATTGATCTTGGAGGACATGATCGTGATGATATCATAAGAAACATCGTTAAGTCCTCCGAGGAATATGGATTTTTTCAg GTTGTGAATCATGGAGTTGCTAAGGAATTAATGGATGATACATTAAGAATTTTCAAAGAATTTCATGCCATGCCTGCCAATGAAAAGTTAATTGAAAGTTCAAAAGATCCAAATGGAAGCTGTAAACTCTATACAAGCAGTGGAAGGAATTGTGCAGATGTGGCTAAGTATTGGAAGGATTCATTGAGACACCCTTGTCCACCTTCTGGAGAATTTACTGAATATTGGCCTGAGAAACCAGAGGGATACCG TGAAATTGTTGGAAAATATACACAAGAACTAAGAGCACTAGGGCTGAGAATTTTGGATCTGATTTCTGAAGGGTTGGGACTAAGCCCTAATTACTTCTCTGAAGAACTAAGTGCTAATCCAGTACTTATATCTCATAACTACCCTCCTTGTCCAGAACCAAGTTTAACATTGGGAGCATCAAGCCACAAAGATCCAAACATTCTAACCATTCTTTTTCAAGAACCAAATATCACTGCACTTCAAGTCTTGAAAGATGGGGCATGGATTCCTGTTGAGCCAATTCCTAATGCTTTTGTTGTTAATATGGGGCTTATGCTTCAG ATAATTACCAATGGAAGGCTTATTGGTGCTGAACACCGAGTTATAACAAATTCAAGCCCTAATAGGCACACTATTGCCTATttcattaacccaaaaaaagatGCAATCATAGGACCTGCAAAGCCTCTTGCAAGTTCAACTTCACAAGCCATATATCCATCCATGCCATTTGGAGAATTGTTGGAGAATTTTATGAACAAGGGTCCTTACTTTGAAGCTGAATTCCgcttataa